In Alphaproteobacteria bacterium, one genomic interval encodes:
- a CDS encoding nitrilase-related carbon-nitrogen hydrolase, producing MLVIFQHAWGPKTLETQTRAQIRAAKRRSEDDGAPLVLLPLADPAGGAPSEGVFEQSLGAVARSEEIYLAAAGQVVTDTSGQVQTVAFLFDPDGNRLLRTPKISPDLVDRYNDSAAVLNTPADFAVAATPHGQLGFLLGEDVLFPHLVRALTLNGCELLLNPARELSDDRFEMRQIVRRARPYENRLYLACASPSTVTLEDTEIALPPATALNDWIGNTVSAKGNESFIVCNPDIDRLRRLRQAPGPNFPAILRTQLYAPEYRTDGRNVVESPATRAAWKEEGQRRVAAVARTPTKDERLNYGVILGQHVVRIVRRADLAAETKMRNVEEAIELVQFRVERTKPGIVVFPEFFITGAQVNRTPDVWAQIGVRFPGPEIDRLCQFAQDMKCYVAGGCFEADDDWPGRFFNTAFIIDDSGTVIHRYRKIQCADVLGTLPDTTPGSIFTRYVDKYGYDHLFPVVNTPLGCLGTVVCFDMNFPETARALVKRGAEVILHPTSEPHGGGRAAWEMGRRSRAFENTAYVVSAAMGGEYLNHTDTVPNLYSRGHAKIVNYDGGVQVVADGPGRVALEGRVDLRALRKARANPFANLAAWDEPAVYGHVYAARQGLPNDLWADDGAEFPYRGMKPTMEVVRRYTADGVFVAPEAA from the coding sequence ATGCTCGTTATTTTTCAACATGCGTGGGGGCCGAAGACCCTGGAGACCCAAACGCGAGCCCAGATTCGAGCGGCAAAACGCCGCTCGGAGGACGATGGGGCGCCGTTGGTCCTGCTCCCCTTGGCGGACCCGGCGGGCGGGGCCCCCAGCGAAGGTGTCTTCGAACAAAGCCTGGGCGCGGTGGCGCGCAGCGAAGAGATCTACCTCGCCGCAGCGGGGCAGGTCGTCACCGACACGAGCGGGCAGGTGCAGACGGTTGCGTTTCTCTTCGATCCCGACGGCAACAGGTTGCTCCGGACGCCAAAAATCTCACCGGACCTCGTGGATCGTTACAACGATTCAGCGGCAGTCCTGAATACCCCGGCCGATTTCGCGGTGGCCGCCACCCCGCATGGCCAACTCGGGTTTCTCCTCGGCGAGGATGTGTTGTTTCCGCACCTGGTCCGGGCCTTGACCCTCAATGGATGCGAATTGCTGCTCAACCCGGCACGCGAGTTGAGCGACGATCGCTTTGAGATGCGGCAGATCGTGCGTCGGGCGCGGCCCTACGAAAACCGTCTCTATCTAGCCTGTGCGTCGCCCAGCACGGTGACGCTTGAGGATACCGAAATCGCACTCCCGCCGGCCACGGCGTTGAACGATTGGATCGGCAATACCGTGAGCGCGAAGGGCAATGAGAGTTTCATCGTCTGCAATCCGGACATCGACCGCCTGCGCCGCTTGCGCCAAGCGCCCGGCCCGAACTTCCCGGCAATCTTGCGCACCCAACTCTACGCGCCGGAGTACCGAACCGACGGTCGCAACGTTGTCGAATCGCCCGCCACCCGTGCCGCGTGGAAAGAAGAGGGCCAACGCCGCGTCGCCGCTGTCGCCCGCACGCCAACAAAGGATGAACGCCTCAACTACGGAGTGATTCTCGGCCAGCACGTGGTGCGCATCGTTCGCCGGGCCGATCTTGCCGCGGAAACCAAGATGCGCAATGTCGAAGAGGCGATCGAACTCGTCCAGTTCCGGGTCGAGCGGACCAAACCCGGCATCGTCGTATTCCCCGAGTTCTTTATTACCGGTGCCCAGGTCAACCGAACGCCCGACGTATGGGCGCAAATCGGCGTGCGGTTCCCGGGGCCGGAAATCGACCGGCTCTGCCAATTCGCCCAGGACATGAAGTGCTATGTCGCAGGCGGGTGCTTCGAAGCCGACGACGACTGGCCGGGGCGCTTTTTCAACACGGCTTTCATTATCGACGATTCCGGCACGGTCATTCACCGCTACCGGAAGATTCAATGCGCCGACGTGCTGGGGACACTCCCGGATACGACGCCGGGGAGCATCTTTACGCGTTACGTCGACAAATACGGCTACGATCATCTGTTCCCGGTCGTGAACACGCCGCTTGGGTGTCTAGGTACCGTCGTGTGTTTCGACATGAACTTTCCTGAAACGGCCCGGGCGCTGGTCAAACGGGGCGCGGAGGTGATTCTTCACCCGACGTCCGAACCGCACGGCGGCGGCCGCGCGGCGTGGGAGATGGGGCGGCGCAGCCGGGCCTTCGAAAACACGGCCTACGTCGTGTCGGCGGCGATGGGCGGGGAGTACTTGAACCACACTGACACTGTGCCCAACCTCTATTCGCGCGGCCACGCGAAGATCGTGAACTACGACGGTGGGGTGCAGGTGGTTGCCGACGGCCCCGGTCGGGTCGCGCTCGAGGGGCGGGTAGATTTGCGGGCATTGCGCAAGGCTCGCGCCAATCCGTTTGCCAATCTTGCGGCGTGGGACGAGCCGGCGGTTTACGGCCACGTCTATGCCGCTCGCCAGGGGTTGCCGAACGATCTATGGGCGGACGACGGCGCCGAGTTTCCTTACCGCGGTATGAAGCCGACGATGGAGGTCGTCCGGAGATATACCGCCGACGGCGTTTTTGTTGCACCGGAGGCGGCCTAG
- a CDS encoding amidohydrolase family protein, whose translation MTKSKSQIVREGLNHPIIDADAHMLEVEPVLMDYVKDVGGSTMVKRYVDMLADGKFWGWYHATPEERARKRIKRAPFWMFPAGNTRDRATAMFPGLLRSRLDEFGIDFSFVYPTLAILFVGLDDEEMRRGVVRAINTMNADLFDEYSDRLAPAAVIPMHTPVEAIEELDFAVGQRGLKAAMVEGAVRRPIQGAIGGDRDLASAAASYWIDPLALDSPYDYDPVWQKCMDLKVAPTMHTSTMGWVDRTSISNVTFNHIGHFAAGSQAFCKALVLGGVTRRFPDLKFGFLECGVGWAASLYNDLIEHWEKRNVPELKRHLDPARIDREMLVELATQYGGPKVQTKLDALKTSDGFFYEWPPERETDLDDFARCGIVSEKDIYDLFVPNFYFGCESDDRIMAWAFNQKLNQFGAKFKALIGSDIGHFDVTDARKVIAKAYSLVEEGSLTLADFRDLTFVHPAEMHAGMNPDIFKGTVVEDAVAAAMKTKAEA comes from the coding sequence ATGACCAAAAGTAAATCTCAAATCGTCCGCGAGGGCTTAAACCACCCGATCATCGATGCCGATGCGCATATGCTCGAAGTCGAACCGGTCTTGATGGATTACGTCAAAGACGTCGGTGGGTCGACGATGGTCAAGCGCTACGTCGACATGCTTGCGGACGGGAAGTTCTGGGGCTGGTATCACGCAACGCCGGAGGAACGGGCCCGCAAGCGGATCAAGCGCGCCCCCTTTTGGATGTTCCCAGCGGGCAATACTCGGGACCGGGCGACAGCGATGTTCCCAGGCCTGTTGCGCTCCCGGCTCGACGAGTTCGGCATCGATTTCTCCTTCGTTTACCCCACGTTGGCGATTCTTTTCGTCGGCCTTGACGACGAAGAGATGCGCCGCGGTGTGGTGCGCGCGATCAATACAATGAACGCGGATTTGTTCGACGAGTATTCCGATCGCTTGGCGCCGGCGGCCGTGATCCCGATGCACACACCCGTGGAAGCGATCGAGGAACTCGACTTTGCAGTCGGCCAACGCGGACTCAAAGCGGCGATGGTCGAAGGCGCTGTCCGGCGCCCGATCCAAGGTGCCATCGGCGGTGACCGCGACCTTGCCTCGGCCGCGGCGTCCTATTGGATTGATCCGCTCGCGCTCGACAGCCCCTACGACTATGACCCGGTCTGGCAGAAATGCATGGACCTAAAGGTCGCGCCGACGATGCACACCAGCACGATGGGTTGGGTCGACCGGACCTCCATTTCCAACGTGACCTTCAATCACATCGGACATTTTGCGGCCGGCAGTCAGGCCTTTTGCAAGGCGCTCGTTCTTGGCGGAGTGACGCGGCGGTTCCCCGATCTGAAGTTCGGCTTCCTCGAATGCGGCGTCGGTTGGGCCGCAAGCCTCTACAACGATCTCATCGAACACTGGGAAAAGCGCAATGTACCCGAACTCAAGCGCCACCTCGATCCGGCCCGGATCGACCGGGAGATGCTGGTGGAGCTCGCCACACAATACGGCGGTCCCAAGGTTCAGACCAAACTAGACGCGCTCAAGACGAGCGACGGCTTCTTCTATGAATGGCCGCCCGAGCGGGAGACTGATCTTGATGATTTTGCGCGCTGCGGCATCGTTAGCGAAAAGGACATCTACGATCTCTTTGTTCCGAACTTCTATTTCGGTTGCGAATCCGACGATCGCATCATGGCGTGGGCCTTCAACCAAAAACTCAACCAGTTCGGCGCCAAGTTCAAAGCCCTAATCGGGTCCGATATCGGACATTTTGACGTCACTGACGCGCGCAAGGTGATTGCCAAGGCCTACAGTCTCGTTGAAGAAGGGTCCCTTACGCTGGCGGACTTCCGCGATTTGACCTTTGTCCATCCCGCTGAAATGCATGCCGGGATGAATCCCGACATCTTCAAGGGGACGGTTGTCGAGGACGCAGTGGCCGCGGCGATGAAGACAAAGGCCGAGGCCTAG
- a CDS encoding CoA ester lyase: MFVPGNKPERFDKAAASGADLIAVDLEDAVPPENKDAARKTVMDYLAQPYSGAARRFVRINSPKTAAGMRDLVALIDSPSMPDGILIPMVATAAEVQWVDGLLAHQTDLDLIAVIETTEGLNNAYDIAGASPRLRAIGFGSADFTSESGSTMEWDPLLYPRSRIAAACARHRVIAIDGVWLNINDEDGLVGETRAIRALGYRGKIAIHPKQIAGIHTGFAPTEKEIENARKVVAAFKDAGGAAIKVDGLMIDLPLYESAQRTLASARE; this comes from the coding sequence TTGTTCGTCCCCGGAAACAAACCGGAGCGCTTCGACAAAGCCGCCGCCAGCGGCGCCGACCTCATCGCGGTCGATCTTGAAGACGCGGTGCCGCCCGAGAATAAGGACGCGGCGCGTAAAACCGTGATGGACTACCTCGCCCAGCCCTACAGCGGCGCGGCGCGGCGGTTTGTGCGCATCAATTCGCCCAAGACCGCAGCGGGAATGCGCGACCTGGTGGCGCTGATCGATTCCCCCTCGATGCCAGACGGCATCCTGATCCCCATGGTTGCGACCGCCGCGGAGGTCCAATGGGTCGACGGCCTTCTGGCGCATCAAACCGACCTCGATCTCATTGCCGTGATCGAGACGACCGAAGGGTTGAACAACGCCTATGACATTGCGGGCGCCTCGCCCCGTTTACGCGCGATCGGGTTCGGTTCGGCCGACTTTACGTCGGAAAGCGGCAGCACGATGGAATGGGATCCCCTTCTCTACCCCCGCAGCCGTATTGCCGCGGCGTGCGCGCGGCACCGGGTGATCGCTATCGACGGGGTATGGTTGAATATCAACGACGAAGACGGACTGGTCGGCGAAACTCGCGCGATCCGCGCGTTGGGCTATCGCGGCAAAATCGCCATTCACCCCAAACAAATTGCGGGAATCCATACCGGATTCGCCCCGACCGAGAAGGAGATCGAGAACGCCCGCAAGGTCGTTGCAGCCTTCAAGGACGCCGGCGGCGCCGCTATCAAAGTTGACGGCCTGATGATCGACCTACCCCTGTACGAATCGGCACAGCGAACGCTTGCCAGCGCTAGGGAGTAA
- a CDS encoding HD domain-containing protein, with the protein MEKLTFRHLADSTKADHEILQPYLEEENKLTGERVLEMFAALKDKDCGPLPVDIFEHGLQTATLALRDGEDEETIVCALLHDLGHFVAPMNHGRFIAELLQPFISEENYWVLQHHTIFQAYYYLHHIGKDRNARDRYKDSPYYERAVRFVERWDQMAFDPDFTPEPIETFAPMVRRIFARPPHGASAPLSASVT; encoded by the coding sequence ATGGAGAAACTCACGTTCCGGCACCTCGCCGACTCGACGAAGGCCGATCACGAGATTTTGCAGCCCTACCTCGAAGAAGAAAACAAACTGACCGGAGAACGGGTGCTGGAAATGTTCGCCGCCCTAAAGGACAAGGACTGCGGACCGCTACCCGTCGACATCTTCGAACACGGACTGCAAACAGCAACCCTGGCACTGCGTGACGGCGAAGACGAAGAAACCATCGTCTGCGCCTTGTTACACGATCTTGGTCACTTCGTTGCACCGATGAACCATGGCCGCTTCATCGCCGAGTTGTTGCAGCCCTTTATTTCCGAGGAGAATTATTGGGTCTTGCAGCACCACACGATCTTTCAAGCCTACTACTACCTCCACCATATCGGTAAGGACCGCAACGCCCGCGACAGGTACAAAGACAGCCCCTATTACGAACGTGCGGTGCGGTTCGTCGAGCGGTGGGACCAAATGGCCTTCGACCCGGACTTCACGCCCGAACCGATCGAAACCTTCGCCCCGATGGTCCGGCGCATTTTCGCACGCCCACCCCACGGCGCGAGCGCACCTTTGTCTGCCTCGGTGACCTAG
- a CDS encoding 2-oxoglutarate and iron-dependent oxygenase domain-containing protein — translation MSTVPLIDIAPFLDGSDKGGVAAQLDAACRKIGFLVIQGHGVDPALIAEMHRVSKAYFELPYWEKMRFKMPPDRYRGYTPYGAESLSYSLDEALPPDLKESFSMGPFDHAYDAYHFGAAGARYFAPNFWPARPTTMQAVWETYYTEMDRLARDLMRIFAVALGLKEDWFADKIDRHITNFSVIHYPGQEDTAPKAGQSRAGAHTDYGSLTIVQTDTDVGGLEVQTRDGNWSAVPWIPDTFAINLGDLMSEWTNDQWVSTLHRVANPPRDKANVSKTSLLFFHQPNYDAVIECIPTCTDADNPPRHDKITSGDHVTMKINKHRTVDDVMQAAQ, via the coding sequence ATGTCTACCGTTCCTTTGATCGACATCGCCCCCTTCCTCGACGGTAGCGACAAGGGCGGCGTTGCCGCGCAGCTCGACGCCGCGTGCCGGAAGATCGGATTCCTGGTGATCCAGGGCCACGGCGTGGATCCGGCCCTGATCGCGGAGATGCACCGCGTCAGCAAGGCATACTTCGAGCTGCCGTACTGGGAGAAAATGCGTTTCAAGATGCCCCCAGACAGGTACCGAGGCTATACCCCTTACGGCGCCGAGAGCCTCTCATATAGTTTGGATGAAGCGCTCCCGCCGGACCTGAAGGAATCGTTCTCCATGGGTCCGTTCGACCACGCCTACGACGCGTATCATTTCGGCGCCGCCGGGGCGCGCTATTTCGCGCCCAACTTCTGGCCGGCGCGGCCCACGACGATGCAGGCGGTTTGGGAGACCTATTACACCGAAATGGATCGACTAGCCCGCGACTTGATGCGGATCTTCGCCGTCGCACTCGGCCTCAAGGAGGATTGGTTCGCCGACAAAATCGACCGACACATCACCAACTTCAGTGTCATCCACTACCCGGGCCAGGAAGACACCGCCCCGAAAGCTGGCCAGAGCCGGGCCGGCGCGCACACCGACTATGGCAGCCTAACTATCGTCCAGACAGATACCGACGTGGGCGGACTAGAAGTTCAAACCCGGGACGGCAATTGGTCGGCGGTGCCCTGGATTCCCGATACCTTTGCCATCAACCTGGGCGACCTGATGTCCGAATGGACCAACGATCAATGGGTCTCGACGCTGCACCGCGTTGCCAATCCGCCGCGCGACAAAGCCAATGTCAGCAAGACTTCCCTGCTGTTCTTCCATCAACCCAACTACGACGCCGTCATTGAGTGCATCCCAACCTGTACCGATGCCGATAACCCGCCGCGGCATGACAAGATCACGTCGGGCGACCACGTTACGATGAAGATCAACAAGCACCGCACCGTGGACGACGTGATGCAGGCGGCCCAATAG
- a CDS encoding substrate-binding domain-containing protein translates to MAHVKSGETAERFIVVQSTTSTQNAGLFDFILPRFTRETGIEVRVVAVGTGQALKNARNGDGDVVLVHSRVAEDTFVAEGWGVRRYDVMYNDFVLVGPQNDPAGIKGKGDAVAALQAIAAAQVPFLSRGDDSGTHQKELFLWAEAGVDVAKASGTWYCETGAGMGATLNTATGMAGYTLTDRGTWIGFGNKGRQAVLVEGDDRLFNPYGVILVNPARHMRVRAADGQRFIDWLIGSHGQQAIADFKVEGQQLFYPVHTSAKPNS, encoded by the coding sequence ATGGCACACGTCAAAAGTGGTGAAACTGCTGAACGATTCATCGTCGTTCAATCCACGACCTCGACGCAGAATGCCGGCTTGTTTGATTTCATCTTGCCGCGCTTCACGCGTGAAACCGGGATAGAGGTGCGAGTCGTTGCCGTCGGAACCGGTCAGGCACTAAAGAATGCGCGAAACGGGGACGGAGACGTCGTCTTGGTACACTCCCGCGTCGCGGAAGATACCTTCGTAGCCGAAGGCTGGGGCGTCCGGCGCTACGACGTGATGTACAACGATTTCGTTTTGGTCGGGCCGCAGAACGACCCGGCCGGCATCAAGGGAAAAGGCGATGCGGTAGCCGCGCTCCAAGCCATCGCCGCGGCCCAAGTCCCGTTTCTGTCGCGCGGCGATGACTCCGGTACCCACCAAAAAGAACTGTTTCTATGGGCGGAGGCCGGCGTTGATGTCGCCAAGGCGAGCGGTACCTGGTACTGCGAGACTGGTGCGGGGATGGGAGCAACGCTCAACACCGCGACCGGGATGGCGGGCTACACGCTGACAGACCGTGGTACATGGATTGGCTTCGGCAACAAAGGTCGCCAGGCCGTTCTAGTCGAAGGCGACGACCGTCTGTTCAATCCCTATGGCGTTATCTTGGTCAATCCAGCGCGCCATATGCGGGTCCGTGCGGCGGACGGACAACGCTTCATCGATTGGCTGATCGGTTCGCACGGGCAGCAAGCCATCGCCGATTTCAAGGTCGAGGGGCAACAACTGTTCTATCCGGTTCATACCTCCGCCAAACCGAATTCATAA